A window of Castanea sativa cultivar Marrone di Chiusa Pesio chromosome 1, ASM4071231v1 contains these coding sequences:
- the LOC142627506 gene encoding uncharacterized protein LOC142627506 encodes MSVVVSLLQEYEDVFSNDVPSGLPPIRGIEHQIDFVPGATIPNRPAYRSNPEETKELQRQVEELLTKGHVRESMSLCAVPVLLVPKKDGTWRMCVDCRAINNITVKYRHPIPRLDDMLDELHGSCVFTKIDLKSGYHQIRMKEGDEWKTAFKTKYGLYEWLVMPFGLTNAPSTFMRLMNHALLVFLGYVVSAKGIEVDEEKVKAIKEWPTPKSGQGKLNRRHAKWVKFIETFPYVIKYKQGKENIVADALSRRYALVSTLNAKLLGFEYVKDLYANDDDFASVYEECEKAAFGKFYRLDGYLFRENRLCVPNSSMRELLVREAHGGGLMGHFGVRKTLEVPYKLQWLNDCGEVKVNKQVLVSFSIGRYKDEVLCDVVPMQAGHILLGRPWQFDRRVNHDGFKNRYSFVKDSKTITLVPLTPRQVYEDQVKLKGENDLKICEIENAKKDDEKESERIKECEQKKEKKKKKKQGSFYVKASDVKSAFYTKQPIFVLLYKEVCFNSNELDKSLPSIVVSLLQEYEDVFPNDVPSGLPPIRGIEHQIDFVPGATIPNRPAYRSNPEETKELQRQVEELLTKGHVRESMSPCAVPVLLVPKKDGTWRVCVDCRAINNITVKYRHPIPRLDDMLDELHGSCVFTKIDLKSGYHQIRMKEGDEWKTAFKTKYGLYEWLVMPFGLTNAPSTFMRLMNHALRAFIGRFVVVYFDDILVYSKNLDEHIDHLHCVLAILRKEKLYANLKKCSFCMDKVVFLGYVVSAKGIEVDEEKVKAIKEWPTPKSVTEVRIFHGLASFYRRFVKDFSTLAAPLTEIVKKSVGFKWGSEQDRAFNEIKERLCGAPLLALPDFSKTFEIECDASGIGIGAVLMQEKRPIAYFSEKLNVAALNYPTYDKELYALVRALETWQHYLWPKEFVIHTDHESLKHLKGQGKLNRRHAKWVEFIETFPYVIKYKQGKENIVADALSRRYALVSILNKKLLGFEYVKELYTNDDDFVGVYEACEKVAFGKFYRLDGYLFRENRLSVPNSSMRELLVREAHGGGLMGHFGVRKTLEVLHEHFFWPKMKRDVERVGAQLPPQEKEELMKFLKGNLDVFAWNTYEAPRVDLSFICHHLNVNPIVVPRKQPPRRSSKEHSEAVKEEVIKLKQAGAIEDVFYPDWLANTVVGKKKNGKWQVGTNKG; translated from the exons tgttgttgtctctttgttgcaggaatatgaggacgtgttttctaatgatgttcctagtggattgccacctattagaggaatagagcatcaaatcgattttgtgccaggtgcaacaattcctaaccgaccagcctataggagtaatccggaggagacaaaggaacttcaaaggcaagttgaggagttgctaaccaagggacatgtgagagagagtatgagtctatgcgcggtgccggtgctgcttgtgcctaagaaggatggaacttggagaatgtgtgttgattgcagggctatcaacaacattacggtaaagtatagacatcccattcctaggctagatgacatgttggatgaattgcatggatcatgtgttttcacaaaaattgatttgaaaagtggatatcatcaaattaggatgaaagagggtgatgaatggaaaactgcctttaaaactaaatatggattgtatgagtggttggtaatgcctttcggtctaactaatgcaccaagtacattcatgaggttaatgaaccatgcattgc ttgtatttctgggttatgttgttagcgcgaaaggaattgaggtggatgaggaaaaggtgaaggctattaaggagtggcccacacctaagtca ggacaaggtaagttaaatagaagacatgccaagtgggtgaaattcattgagaccttcccttatgtaatcaaatacaaacaaggtaaggaaaatattgtggctgatgcattatcaagaaggtatgcccttgtctctacattaaatgcaaagttattaggatttgaatatgttaaggatttgtatgctaatgatgatgattttgctagtgtgtatgaggaatGTGAGAAAgcagcatttggaaaattctatagactagatgggtacttgtttagagagaatagactttgtgtgcctaatagttctatgcgtgagttgcttgtgcgtgaagcacatggaggtggtttaatgggtcattttggtgtaaggaagactttagaagt accatataagttgcagtggttgaatgattgtggagaagttaaggtaaataagcaagtactggtttctttttcaattgggaggtacaaggatgaagtactttgtgatgttgttccaatgcaagcgggtcacattttattgggcaggccatggcagtttgacaggagagtcaatcatgatgggttcaagaataggtattcttttgttaaagatagtaaaaccattactcttgtaccgttgactccgagacaagtgtatgaagatcaagtgaaactgaaaggagaaaatgacttgaaaatttgtgagattgagaatgcaaaaaaagatgatgagaaagagagtgaaagaataaaagagtgtgaacagaaaaaagaga agaaaaaaaaaaaaaaacaagggagtttttatgttaaggcgagtgatgtcaagagtgctttttatacaaaacagcctatatttgtactcttgtacaaagaggtgtgttttaatagtaacgaacttgacaaatctttgcctagtattgttgtctctttgttgcaggaatatgaggacgtgtttcctaatgatgttcctagtggattgccacctataagaggaatagagcatcaaatcgattttgtgccaggtgccacaattcctaaccgaccagcctataggagtaatccagaggagacaaaggaacttcaaaggcaagttgaggagttgctgaccaagggacatgtgagagagagtatgagtccatgcgcggtgccggtgctgcttgtgcctaagaaggatggaacttggagagtgtgtgttgattgcagggctatcaacaacattacggtaaagtatagacatcctatccctaggctagatgacatgttggatgaattgcatggatcatgtgttttcacaaaaattgatttgaaaagtggatatcatcaaattaggatgaaagagggtgatgaatggaaaactgcctttaaaactaaatatggattgtatgagtggttggtaatgcctttcggtctaactaatgcaccaagtacattcatgaggttaatgaaccatgcgttgcgtgcgtttataggcagatttgttgtggtttattttgatgatattttggtatatagcaagaatttagatgagcatattgatcatttacattgtgtgcttgctattttgagaaaagaaaaactatatgccaatttaaagaaatgttccttttgcatggacaaagttgtatttctgggttatgttgttagcgcgaaaggaattgaggtggatgaggaaaaggtgaaggctattaaggaatggcccacacctaagtcagtcactgaggtaagaatttttcacggtttggctagtttttatcgccgatttgtcaaagatttcagtacactagctgcaccactcactgaaattgttaaaaaatctgttggttttaaatggggaagtgagcaagatcgtgcatttaatgaaattaaagaaagattatgtggtgctcctttattagcattacctgatttttctaaaacttttgagattgaatgtgatgcctcaggaatag gtattggagctgttttgatgcaggagaagaggccgatagcctattttagtgaaaaattaaatgtggcagctttgaactacccaacatatgacaaggagctttatgcattggtgagggcattggagacttggcaacactacctttggccgaaagaatttgtcatacatactgaccatgagtccttgaagcacctgaagggacaaggtaagttaaatagaagacatgccaagtgggtggaattcattgagaccttcccttatgtaatcaaatacaagcaaggtaaggaaaatattgtggctgatgcattatcaagaaggtatgcccttgtctctattttaaataaaaagttattaggatttgaatatgttaaggaattgtatactaatgatgatgattttgtaggtgtgtatgaggcatgtgagaaggtagcatttggaaaattctatagactagatgggtacttgtttagagagaatagactttctgtgcctaatagttctatgcgtgagttgcttgtgcgtgaagcacatggaggtggtttaatgggtcattttggtgtaaggaagactttagaagtgttacatgaacattttttttggccaaaaatgaaacgtgatgtggagaga